The DNA window ccgtgttcccaaaatgtacgtatcaccctgatacaaaactaggcttaactaacaaatcaaagaacacgagtaacactcttgaaattgagcctaaccatatcaggattacgatcatgtgatctaggatcaacaggtgatattgaattgaatagatattacggtaaattttaacatatctaatcaaagttcaatatcggtcccttccgatgtatactccatacatccgatactggtaaactttgccaatgtcctggaaaggacataacacttttccaaggtgtaagaatacctatcgctgattataccatgtcagtctaaatccagtgttctgacaaatcagggaatcaacttttgaacatacaataaagattatattctactgtgctgacaacactataatctttaaccaactcatatgttctggacttaaaaagaattcatacattatatacatataatcatgaaataaatcatgtgaaccatgcaacataaaatgttatttctgatctttattaataagtaaatctgattatatgaaatgagttttatttagggcataaaacccaacactttcaTCCTCAAAGCCTTGAGGTTGGGACATATAAACTGTTTCTTCTAACTCACCATTTAGAAACGCATTGCTGACATCTAACTGTTGCACAAGCCAATTATTTGAGACAGCTATTGATAGAACAACCCGAACTGTTGCAGGCTTGACAACCGGGCTAAACGTTTCTTCAAAATCGATACCTGGTGTTTGGAGATATCCCTTGGCAACCAACCTCGATTTATATCTGTCCAGCGAGCCATCTACATTGAGTTTAACACGGTGTACCCACTTATTTCCAATCACATGCATACCCTCTCGAAATGGAACCAAGTGCCAAGTACCAGCTTTTTTGAGAGAACCAATTTCAGAGTTCATGGAGGCTAACCATTTTGGATCTCTTAGGGCTGCTTTGAGAGATTTAGGCTCACTTGGAAGTAGGGATTCGGGTAAAGGGTGCTTGGTGGCAAGATATGATTTGGGTTTGACAATACCATTTTGAGATCTTGTAGTCATAGGATGTGTGCGTGTAGGGGCAGGAATAGTAGCAACAGATGATGTGTTATGGTTGGTCTCAGTGTGACCGACAGAATGATCATCAGTGTCATTTGGTGTAGGACAGATGGATGGAGAGATGTGAGGATTTAGAACATTTTGTTGGGTAGCATGTGATTCGTTTGCACTAGGAATGGGTACACTGGAAACAACATGTTGTTGGTGTGAATGGGCATCTGCTGCAGAAACATCAGTAATGGGAGCTGGTGCCTCTTGAATATGGCTGCTGGAGATATTTTGTTCAGTAGGCAGTGGGGCAGCGTTTGGCACAGCTGCTGTGTGTGGTGCGGCAGACGGCTTAGCAGTAGTTGCAGAAGCAGGCATAGCAGgtataaaattttgattagtaattggAAATGAAAACACTGCTGTAGGAGGTATAGTAGAGTGAGATGTTGATACCTGAGTGTGAGTGGCTGAAGAGTGAGCAGGGAAGCAAGCTTCATCAAACACCACATGTCTAGCTATAAAGAGTCGCCCATCTCTATTTTCACATAAGTATCCCTTATGATTGTTGGAGTAGCCCAAGAAGATGCATTGTTGAGATTTATACTCCATTTTGTGATGATTGTAGGGTCGTAAGTATGGAAAACAGGCACAACCAAACGGTTTCAATATAGTGTAATCAGGAACATTGCCAAACAAACATTCAATAGGAGATTTATGACCAAGAACAGGTGTAGGCAACCTGTTGATAGTATAAACAGCACACTGAAATGCAAACCACCAATAAGTGAAGTCTAAACCCGATTGTGCAAGAATGGTTAAACCTGTTTCAGTAATATGCCTGTGCTTTCTCTCAGCACGGCCATTCTGTTCATGAGTATGAGGACATGAATGAGTGAAAAGAATCCCTTGATCACTCAAAAACCGAGCAAACGTCCTATACTCCCCCCCCCCCCAATCTGCCTGAACATTCTTGATGGGCAAATTAAATTGCTTCTCAACCATGCTTTTGAACTTAATAAAGGTGTCAAAAGCATGGTTTTTCTGTACCAAAGGAAAAATCCATGTGTACCTGCTATAGTCATCAAGAAAATGGACATAATATCTATAACCATCCTTTGCTGTAATATGAGAGGGCCCCCAGAGATCAGTATGAATGATCTCTAGTGGCTGAGAGGCACGGCTAAGGGATAAAGGAAAGGGTTGTTTGTGGTTCTTTCCTAATTGACATGCTGTGCAAAATTGCAGCTGGTTTAGAGTTCCTGTGTGAGGAACCAAAGGCAAGATTTTAGACAAAACAGTAGGATTAGGATGACCAAGTTTTAAGTGCCAAGAATTTATGTCATTTTATTTAAAAGTATGAAAGACAGAGGGATAGGAATCAAATGAGTAGTTATCCATTTTATTAATCTCAAGTTCATTACAAGAGAAAGATGGCAAAGTATTACATTGACATGAATTCAAAAGACAACAATCAGACTCAACAGAGGTAAGATGACAGTGAGATGGTTCTTGGGAGCTGAGGCTTGGAGTTGTGTCTCCTAACTGGTACAACTTGTTTTTAAGTTTCCCTTTGAGAAGGACCTTCCCCGTTTGCTTGTCCTTGACAAAACAACAAGTTTTATGAAATTCAAGGAAAACATTATTATCATTGGTTAGTTGAGACACACTAACTAAGTTTTTGGTGATAGCAGGTACTTGAAGAACAGAATGTAATTTTATAGGAGAATTAGAAGAAGAAGGTAGAGAAGTGGTACCAATGTGAGAGATGACCATCTTCTTACCATCTCCAACAGCTACAGACTCAGAACCATGATAACTGGTGGAGGTTTCAAGATGCTGAGGATTGTTGGTGATGTGATGCGTGGCCCCTGTGTCCACAAACCAGCCATCATCATCTCCAAAATCTGGGACAAACGAAGTCGAGAAAACTTGAGGATCATAGTCCCATTCTTGTTCAGCAACAAAGGCACGGGGGGGAACGGTGTCTGGTTTGGGAGTAACCCATGTTTTATCGAATCGATAATGACATGTTGGTGCTGTATGGCCGAACCGAAGACACACTTGACATTGAGGCCGTGTAGCTGGATTGCCAGGTTTGGGATATCCACGACCCACGGTTCTGTTGCCTTGAGGTGGGCGATAGGCATTAGATCTTGGGTTTCCATACGTCAAATTGGCTTGCATTTTCATGGCAATTTCAGAAACAACACTGTGATTTTCCAACCTGCTTTCATGAGAGAGTAGGAGAGCATGAACCTCTTCGATAGAGAGAAGATCACTTCTCGCAGTGATGCCGGACACCACGGAATCATATTCCGGTCCCAATCCATTCAAGATTTGCAAAATGATGTCTTGATCATTTACGGTAGAACCAGCAACAGCTAAAGAATCTGCAAGATTCTGAACTTTGTCAGCATAATTCGAAATCGAGAGATTACCTTTGCGGATCGTAGAGAATTGATTCTTTAGTTGGAGAAGCCTGGCACGAGATTGGCTGTTGAAGCGTTGCTCGAGAGCCTGCCACACCTTGTAAGAAGAGGAGAAATTTGCAACAGAGGCAAGCACACCTTCGGACATAGATGAGCGAAGCCAAGAGAGCAGTAATTGATCTTTCTTTCGCCATTGAGGAAACAATGGATTAGGATTTCCATTAACCAGGGTGGAGGGAGGGGGAACTCCAGAGAACAAAATTTCATCTAGATCATGGCCTATCACAGTGGGCACCACCTGTGATTTCCAAGCCAAGAAGTTGAGACGATCCAATTTGATCGTgagggaagaagaaagagaatgcGAAAAAGGATTCCTAGAAGGAATCGTTGATGGTGAAGGGGCAGACGGAATCGTAGATGCCCGAGGGGCAGACGGAGTAGTAGAAGCCGAGTTGGTGGTGGGATCAACTGAGGAGGACTCCATTGACGCAAGTCagaggcaatctgataccatgtAACAAAGAGAAAGGAGATGAAACAGAGAGTATCTGAAATCAATCTCAAGCTAGAACAGAGGCGTTAAAGAACCAACTGAACTAACTGAGAAAAGGCTTTATTTATATCCCAGTTATTGTACAAAAGCAAGAAACTACAACAAACAGAATAACAACTTTGAAAACAGATTTAACAAAAAAGTCGTTAAGTGATATCTATACTAACACCGCTCCACCTTGATTAATTGTAATAGggagattaaaaaaaattgatcggttcaatatttttttttaggattaattgtttaattagaaaactaaaataatgtCTATTATTATCTCGTAAAACACCAAATCGAAATAGCCTTTCTTTGGTCTATAGCCTTTCCAATGCATTTATTTTCTTGTTAATAACCTCAACAATTTTATAGTCCACTGCTAGAAACTCAGATTTAGAGAAAAAAAGTTTAAATGTATACGTTTTTTTACCTCCACTAACTTCCTCCAATATAGGAAATAGAATTTAAAGGAGGAACTTCCTAATTAAACTAATTATACTATTAAATATACACTTGATGCACTCACTTTACCCAATAATTTCGAAACCATATTCCAATTCCCAACATCCCTAAAGACATGATTATCATAATTTTTGCTTTGACAAACTTGGTGACATTTAACATTATAAACTTCAACACTTTTTCATAAGAAGGCATTACTCGCTAGATCAAGGATATAGCTAATAGTAATGCTATATAATAATGATACCAAaaacttatataatataataacaaaatacaCAAGCTTTATTGATGATGCAATCTCTATTATTCCAATTAAAGTACGTACAAAGTCCAATGGACCCATTATTATCTTTTAAAGCATTGAAAAGGAAAACAACATCTAATAATAAAACATACGTAAACGAAACACACAAATTTCACAATTACTTATTCTCTACACATCTATATATTAACTAAAACTTAATTAGTACGTACGTAGTGAAGAGATACATCAATCTAATAAGCAATTAATTCTTGTAtggatattaattttatttagcgATAATGAGCTTAACTTTGGCTTGATAAGCAGCCCCGGCCTTCCAAAGTTTGGGTATGGCATTGGTAGAGTAAACCCAATAAGTGTACCCTAAATTAGTTGTAGCTTGAAACCTCAATGTGATGGGTCCCCTTGGTGGATTTGCCATGTCCCAAACTGCTCCATACACTCTACGCATGGCCTTCCATTGGTTTGTCTCCTTTTGCCACAGTTCAACTGCTGTGATGTCGTTTTTGCCGCTTACATGTAAAATGGTTAAAGCCAAATAGTATGGATAATTGCTATGTTCACTGATCTTGTAGGTGATGACACTATTATTAATATGATGAGTTGGGTAATAATTGCAAGAGATCCTTTTGTATTCAACTTCAACAACACCATAACTCATCAACTTTTTATCTGCCTTTGGAAGAGCTAGCTTTGAGAAAGCTCTTGGGCTAAGAATGAAGTCAGTTCTATCTCCTTCCCCGTAGTCAGTCAC is part of the Cannabis sativa cultivar Pink pepper isolate KNU-18-1 chromosome 5, ASM2916894v1, whole genome shotgun sequence genome and encodes:
- the LOC133038004 gene encoding expansin-like B1 yields the protein MEFNKHEKQLYTVVGFLVLFPVLCASTFTASRATYYGTPDGYGTPSGACGFGEYGRTVNNGYVSAVSRALYKDGAGCGACYQVRCKNPHLCTYDGVNIVVTDYGEGDRTDFILSPRAFSKLALPKADKKLMSYGVVEVEYKRISCNYYPTHHINNSVITYKISEHSNYPYYLALTILHVSGKNDITAVELWQKETNQWKAMRRVYGAVWDMANPPRGPITLRFQATTNLGYTYWVYSTNAIPKLWKAGAAYQAKVKLIIAK